TAATTCTAATCCGGTATAAAGCGTTTGTTTGAATATCTCCAAATTCGTCTGGTTTAATGCGGAGATGGAAACATAATCGTATTCCTTTCCAAATAATTCTATGATCAGTTTTTCATTGTATCCTCTAACATCTAAGTCGGATTTATTACCTAATATTAAAGTCCGTTTCGCTAATCCTGCCGATTCTTCTGATATCTGCGAAACGATATGTCTTCCCACAAGTAGAATTTTTATCTTTTCAATCCGGTCAATCACATCTTGTATCTGGTCAAGAACATTCTTATCCCCTAAATCACAGACTATGATAACTGCATCTACTCCACGAATAATATCTGGTATCCACGGTTCCATATAATCTCTGGTTACCGAAGTTGAATCAATTAATTCGATTTTAATATCCTGATATAGCATGATTCCTGGTATAGGATATCGTGTCGCGAAGGGATAGGGAGTAACCTCTGATTTCGCATTGGTTAATGAACAGATAATCTGCGACTTTCCAACATTCGGATACCCTAGCAGAAGCACCTGCGGAACATTTGGGATTCGATCAATATGAAACGTATGCCGATGCGCTTTCGATTTTTTGCCTTCTTGAATTTCATGGGTTAATTTTGATATTTTCGATTTAATTTCGGCTTGAAGTTTTTCGGTTCCTTTATGTTTCGGAATAAGCGCAAGCATTTCACGAAGACAGGTTAGCCGCTCTTGATTATCGCGGGCAGATTGATATTTCCGTTCCGCTTCCTTATATTGGGGAGATAGATTCGCTGGCATACAAAAATAATACACAGAAATTAAGTTAACACAGAGATCAGGAAAATAGAGTTTTCTATCTCTCTTCTTTCTATTTTCAACTAACTACGATTTCTTCAATTTTAGAATCATTTCTGCTATTCTTTCGCGCCAGAGATATACAACCGATTCATCTTTTGTTAATAATACTTCATTGACTGCTTGTTGCAGAATTCCTTTCGCTTCGCGTGCAAGCTTAACCAACATATCGTTTTCTTGTGCAGTGCCCTCCGCTTCTGCTTGTTTAATCAGTTGCTCAAGTATAAAAAGATATTGATAATCTTGCAACCCTTCGCGAAACGCTTCCCATCTTCGGCTAGGTATCGGACCACGGTCACTGGAATAGACGACCCCGTTATCACTATATCCCTCATCACCAACAACATCAAAATCGCTCCACGGGTCACCACGCCAAGAGTTATATGCCCAGAAACATACCCCATCTAGTCCCAGCTGGTAAACGAGCCAGGGTTTCAACCGATAATACTCTAGTACCGGCTGACTAGTCATATTCACCCGACAAGTATAACTCCAAATCGGTTTCCCAGTAGATTTATAATAAGCAAGCAGCGAATCTTTTTCAGATGATTTAAGCAAACTATCCAAATGGGGGATCCAGATATCAACATACGGATTCATTAGTTTCGCTTCTTCTAAATTTTGTGCGCCATTCATCACCCAGCGGACTCTCGGGTCAATATTTCGCAAAAATGGTCCGACTTCAGCAACTTTTTTCGCTAAGTCTCCGGTAGCTTCATCCCAAATCTGCATCGAAAAATCGGTATAATCCAATCCAAGGTCTAGCAAATGTGTGATCCAAGATTTTAACCAGGTTCCAAAAGCTTTTTTCCACGGGTCACTCATATACTCCCAATGATACTTTTTCGCTGCCCAGCGGTCGAATTCACGAACGACTCCGTATGAAAAGATAATTTCATTACCATATTTATGTTTCATAGCAATTGCGGTATCGTGTTTCGAAAAATCAATACTAATAACGTTGCCGGTAGAATCACATATCGGTGGGCAGAGATAGCAAGGAACTAACATTTTATTAATTTTATGGTCAATCAGGTCGCGAATATACGCATCATTTTCAGCATAATCCCAAAGATACGTTGCAATTGGCATTTCTCGAGGAAGCGTTATCGGAAGAACCTTAATAGTTATTTGTACTGTTTTTTGGCTAAACATTCTGTCTTCCAACGGTTTTAAAACGATTTGACCGAAATATTTTCCTGGGGGAATATTATGCGTTTTAATTGAAATCCAGACTTGACCGCTTTTCAAAGACGGTATGTCTATGAAGTGAGCTTCATCCATTGCTGGTAAGGCATCGCCGACAGTCATTCCATTTTTCAATTGCCGATATACCACCCGACGGAAAGTAATATTCTCCATAGGAAATTTCTCAGATTTGCCTTCATCAATTTTGCTCACAAGTTCTCTTAAACATACCCTAGCTTGATATGGCAGAAAGGATAAATTGGTTATATTAAACGCTGCGGAAATATATTCATCTTGCATGGCGAGGAGATCTATTTCTTTTATTTCTTCTGTAGAATAAGGTAACTCATCGGGAAAGAGATTCTCCCAGATACCTTTTTTCCAAACGATAGTTTGATAGTTAGATAACTTCCGATATAGTTCATTCATTTTCTGGGATATCTCTACCCAATCGGAATGAGATATACGCTTTTTCTGTTGATAGGCAGATGCAGATTTTTGTTCCAATTCATCGGTTACAGTTACTACTTCGTGCACTGCATATTGAAGTTCAGTGTGAATACCAGCTGGAATATTCGGATTCTGTAATAATTGACGTAAAAACATGGTTTGTAACCTTAGTTCACCGGCAATTGATTCCGGTTTTAACATCAAGGGGAATACCGTCCGATATACTGCTTCATTCTTTTGGTCAAATAACATTACCTGTATCCCATCTTCATATCCATATAAAGGGAATGAGATACAATGCTGCGTTGTTCCGATAGTAGATAAAGGAATATCTGCAAGAGTAGTATTATCCGTTCTAACAAGTGCTTCAACATGCAAACGATACGAACTATTTCTTATAATCTCTGGAGGAATAAATGTATACGGTAATTCATTATATCCAAACCCTAATTCAAGTTGATTAGGTAACTCTAATTTCGGTACTAATTCTTGAAATTTCAATATTCCTAATCGAATTGGGTTTTTAAACGGACCGGGACAATATGACCAAGAACTATATTCAGCGGTTTCCCGATAGCGATTCCGATAGAAGTTAATTTTCCAATTTGTCATAGTGGGTACGAGAGCTCTCTGCCCACACAATGCCGTAAACGGTATTGCGAGTTCGACTATCCAACTACTATCATCTTTGCCAACCGCAACTTGAGTTCTACTTTCCCATTCTGCGTTTTCCGGGTCTAAACCTATAGCATCATACAGCGCTCCGCCAGCGTTAACGATAATATGCGCTAATTTATCCCAGTTATTATCAGATAAAATAAGCAGTTCAATTGAATCATCTCGCCAAGGAAGTCCGTCGTGTCGAGATTCAGTAATCCGCTGATTTACCATATCTGCTTCATAACAGCGATAAGCGATATACATGCTATGCATATCATACGTCATATATACCCGAGTTTGCTGTGAAGCATAGCCGGTTCCGTCGTTACGGGTAAACCCTGAAACTGAAAAAGTTTCTTGCCAATCACGTAAATCACCATCGAGCACAATAGGATTAGAAGTTCTACCAATCGTTATCAATGGGACTAAACCGTATTTATCATATGGTTCAGCAACGGTAATTGACCGGTTAAAATATACACAAAAAAATAAGACTACATAGAAATAATACCAAAATTTTCTTGTATCCATACCCTTACCTAACAGAATGTAAATATAATATTCCGGTTTATCCTAAGAGATATTTTATTCTCGCTTATTTTACGCAATTATGTCAATAACTGCATGTTCATTGGTTACCAGGTGAGATTGTAGTTTCAATTCATTGAACCAAATTCTTGACGCTATATATTTTTTTTAGGTAAAATTATATGGTATTTTTAATTGACTTAACAGCGATAAAGCTTAACTACCGAGTCCCGATATATATCGGGTTAAATTTTAGTTCAGGGTCTATGCCGATTCGTCTCGGCTAAAAACAACCAAATATTGATTTCAACTATGGCTAATACGATACAAGCTTCATCAATTCGACGTGGGACAATTATTATGTATAATAACGACCCGCATCGGGTGCTTGAGTTTCAGCATCGAACACCGGGTAATCTTCGTGCTTTTGTTCAGGTCAAACTACGGAATTTACGGAACGGAATTTCTACTGAAGCACGATTTTCTGCAACGGAATGGATTGAACGAGCTGACCTTGAAACTCATCCGATGGAATTCTTATATAGCGATAATCAAGGGTATCATTTTATGAATACTGAAACTTATGAACAAGTTGCGTTGGATAGTGAGATTCTCGGTGATGCGATATACTATTTAACACCGAATTTGAAGGTTATGATTGATTTCCTTGATGGAAATCCGATTGCGGTCGAACTACCACCAGCGGTTGAGCTGAAAGTTATCGAAACTGAACCGGAACTTAAAACTGCTACGATAACCAATGTAACTAAACCGGCAAAATTAGAAACCGGATTGGTTATTCAAGTCCCACCATTTATCAATGTCGGTGATATAATTAAAGTTAAACCGGACGAAAATAAATACCTCGAACGAGTTAACCGTTGAATCAGGTTGTTGGAATTTGAATTTACCGTATTATTCTCCTGGCAAGTACAAAACCGGCAGCATGCTTTTCAGCGTAGTTTTTCGATTTTGGATCAAGACTTCCTACTGTTACGACCGGTTCGGTTGCATGGATAAATTCGTTATTGCCTAAATAAATCCCCGTATGGGTAATTCGTCCGCTCCGATTAGCAAAATAGAGTGTATCTCCAGGTTGCAGATTCTCAGTATATCCGCGGAATCCTACCAGCAGACCTACCGCCGATTGCTGGTCTGCATCACGCGGTAGATTAATTCCATTAGCTCGATATACCATTTGGACAAACCCGGAACAATCTATCCCAGCTTTCGTTACCCCACCCCAAACATATTTTGTACCAAGATATTGTTTCGCTGTTTCAAGCAGTTGCTGAATAAACTTGGTTCTTTCCTGTGGGACTCGATAATAATCTAATGGCACTAATATTTTTCTTCCGTCTGGAAGCTGTATTTGGCCAGAATCTGTTAGTGGAAGTGATGCACCAATAGGAATAGTTACCGTAGCTTTTTTATATTCTTTAACAAACAATACTTGCGGCCGGTTTTGCCATTTAACAAACGCTGATTTCGTCATTCGAACAACTCGGCGCTTTTCTACCCAACCGAGATAACCGTTACTCGCTTGTGCATAATAATATTTGCCGGTGGAATCTTCATCTAATAGAAAAATACTATCACCTAAAACTGATTCGGTAACTTGTTCTTTTAATCCGGTCGTTCGACTATAAAAAGGAGCGGCCTTGGTTTTCACTAAAGCAAATGAACGGCTCCCAATTCTTTTTGTCGGAACGACTTCAATGGTATTCTGGATGTTTTGAAATTGTAACGCGGAAATAACCGAAAATAATCCGTCCCGATATTCAGTTAATCCAACCAGCCCGGTTAAAATCGTTTTCCCAGATTCAACTTTTCCTTCAACTTCGAAACAATATATCCTTGAATCATAGACGACCAGAGGTTTATATCGTGCAATATATTCATTAATTTTTTCTGGGGAACCGATTCCGGTCGGTTCAATTCGTTTGATTGCTCGCTCGAGGAATCGTCTACCCCGTTGCGCTGCAGTATCCCCTTCATAAAAAACTATTCCTCGACGGATAACTGCCTTTCCTCGGCTAGGAGTTGTTGGAGTCGTTGATTGCATATCATTGTTTTCCTCCGCAAAAAGTAGCGTTGAACATACACCGGCAATTACTATCAATATCAGTTGTTTTAATAAACACTTTGTACCTTTCATAAAAAAACTGGACTGGTTATCAGATTGGGATATAGTCCCACCTCCTTTTTTTAAGGAGAACGAAATGCCAGTCCAGTATTATTTCTCTCTGCTTAATAATATACGCCTAAAGCGGAAATTTGTCAACTAAAAATGCAAATCGAAATCTTGTAGCGTTCGTAGAAAAATGATAAACGCTACGGTTTGGTTTTGTTTCTATCTCTTTGTTTGAATTTTTATATTCGGATTTTATTCTCTCCTAACGCGAAGGTACATATCGTTCATCCTGATATTCAAGCGTTTTCATTACATTCGGTTTAAGGTTTAACTGCCAGGTGATAATTCCGGAGTGTTCGAGTAGTTTCAGGTTATCAGTATCAAACGTGATAGTTCCATCGTCCGACGCTAGAGTTGGTTTGCCCGGTAGGCGGAGTTTAATGATTATTTGTCCTGCGGTTTTGTCATAATTCCGGAAATGTAATTTACCTTTTACCGTGACTAAATCAACAAAGAAATTATTATTCGGTTCGTAAGCCTTTAATTTCCGGCAATCATTGCACGGTTCGCTATCTGACTTATCTCTTCTTTCGGTGCGACCGCAGCGCCGATGGTTCGAATAACCTGACCGACCGCAATTGGTGCTAAATAATTAGTAGTATGAACGAAATGAGGTACACCAACCACAAAATTGATATCGCAATGGACTAAATGTTCCGCTTCGTTGATTAGTGTCCGCGAAGAGTTAATTCTGCATTTTCTTCATCTATTAATTTTAGGCTATATTCCGGAATCCAGGTTATCCCTTTCCGAAAATATGCCATACCGAGTGTCGTTTTAACAGGGATTTTACCGTTATCTTTAACCACGTGTACCCGAAGTGGCTTCTCGAGAATCTGTAATTTTTAATCCCAGCTAACGGTACTGCATAATTATTCTGCGCTGATTCTAACACAACATAATCACTACCAACGGAAACTAATCGTCCGGCAGCAATTCGGTCAGAACCTTTTTCACGATAGGTTAGCTGAATAGAAAGATATTTACTTGCTTCAAGTCGATTTCGTTTAACGGTAATATCTTTTGCAACATCAACATCGTCAAATTCAACTATCTCTCCCGGTCTACTACCGATAATATCAACCAATTCATCGGTTACATGAGAGAAAATCACAAATGTTCCGAATGCTGCTGGTGGCACCGCATCGGAAACACACCGTCTATCTCGTAGTGTTACTTCTCCTTGCCGTCGGAAAAACCCTAATTCGTTTTTGAAAACGGTAACAGATTTAACCCGCGATTTCCAAAGATGTAAATTATCTTGCCGTTCGCATTCATTAGCGGCAACAGCAGAAATGGTAACGTTACTCACCGCTACTACTAAACTGATAAAAAATAGAGTTTAATTTAGTCGTATCATTGCTAACCTCTTTTCTGAAATACAATTCAAAAGTCATACTACTGATATACAAGAAAATGCAGAATACCATAATGAAACCTAATGGCTAATTTACTTGTGATTTTTACCAAAATGAGTTAAACTACTACACCTGAATAGTGGTTTATATATCAAATTTCAGATTGCGATATTTAAAATTCAATGTAATTGTAAACTATGGCATACCTTATCTGTCAATCGAGCGAAAACCAAGGCAAAATATATCCACTGAATACTAAAGAATTCTTTATTGGCCGAGACACGAACTGCAATATCCGTATCCTCGATACTCGTGTTTCTAGAAACCACTGCAAACTTACAAAATCTCCCCGAGGTATCGAATTGTTCGATTTAAATAGTAAGAACGGCACGTTCGTCAACGGTACGCGGGTTCAATCGAAAATTCTCCGTGATGGTGATATTATTTCTATTGGACATATAAATTTTCTTTTTGTGACCAAATTGAAAAAGAAGAGCGATGAACCGGAGAAAAAATTTGCTACGGTTTTAATTCCAAAAGAATGGTCTGCTGCTGATTCACAGGTTCAAGTACAGTTACCGGCAGAAAAAATTCATGTTCCATTAGATTCCGTGTATCTCCATCAGAAAAAAAGAACTGACCAAGATCGGCTACGGTTAATTTACGATATTGGGCAGATGCTCGTTTCGTTATTAGACCCACAAATCCTGCTCGATAAAATCATGGAAAGTATTTTTACGGTTATCCCAGCTGACCGTGGTTTCATCATGCTTTTGGATGAAGAATCAAAACAAATGAAACCGGTCGCTGTTCGTTCCCGGAAAGGAATCGACCAAACCCAGCCAATGAGTATTAGTCGTAAAATCGTCGATTTGGTTATGCATGACCGAGTTGCAGTAGTCAGTTCTGATGCGACTATCGATCCTCGATTTAAAGCGAGTGATAGTGTCATCGCTCAGGGAGTACGTTCAGCAATGTGTGTTCCTCTACTCTACAAAGAAAAACTCATCGGATTAATCCATGTTGATACTTTTTCTCAACGGAATGCATTTACTGAGGAAGACTTAAAACTTCTAAGTGGTATTGCAAATCAATCAGCAATCGCGCTCGAAAATGCACAGTTATATTCTCGAACCCAGCAACAGATCAAAGAATTATCCGCGTTACTAGAAGTCAGTCGGGCGATTTCCGCGAATTTAAATACAGATATTGTCCTTCAGATGATTATGCGATATAGTTTACATCTGCTTCGCGCTGAAACTGGGTCGATTATGCTTCTTGATGAATCCACCGGTGAATTGAGTATTAAAGCAGCTGTTGGATTAAACGAAGAAATTGTTACCACTGAACGGCGTAAGTTAGGAGAAGGGATAGCCGGATATGTCGCTGCCTCTGCAACCCCGGTCTTACTGCGGAAT
This bacterium DNA region includes the following protein-coding sequences:
- a CDS encoding C40 family peptidase; this translates as MQSTTPTTPSRGKAVIRRGIVFYEGDTAAQRGRRFLERAIKRIEPTGIGSPEKINEYIARYKPLVVYDSRIYCFEVEGKVESGKTILTGLVGLTEYRDGLFSVISALQFQNIQNTIEVVPTKRIGSRSFALVKTKAAPFYSRTTGLKEQVTESVLGDSIFLLDEDSTGKYYYAQASNGYLGWVEKRRVVRMTKSAFVKWQNRPQVLFVKEYKKATVTIPIGASLPLTDSGQIQLPDGRKILVPLDYYRVPQERTKFIQQLLETAKQYLGTKYVWGGVTKAGIDCSGFVQMVYRANGINLPRDADQQSAVGLLVGFRGYTENLQPGDTLYFANRSGRITHTGIYLGNNEFIHATEPVVTVGSLDPKSKNYAEKHAAGFVLARRIIR
- a CDS encoding GAF domain-containing protein, which gives rise to MAYLICQSSENQGKIYPLNTKEFFIGRDTNCNIRILDTRVSRNHCKLTKSPRGIELFDLNSKNGTFVNGTRVQSKILRDGDIISIGHINFLFVTKLKKKSDEPEKKFATVLIPKEWSAADSQVQVQLPAEKIHVPLDSVYLHQKKRTDQDRLRLIYDIGQMLVSLLDPQILLDKIMESIFTVIPADRGFIMLLDEESKQMKPVAVRSRKGIDQTQPMSISRKIVDLVMHDRVAVVSSDATIDPRFKASDSVIAQGVRSAMCVPLLYKEKLIGLIHVDTFSQRNAFTEEDLKLLSGIANQSAIALENAQLYSRTQQQIKELSALLEVSRAISANLNTDIVLQMIMRYSLHLLRAETGSIMLLDESTGELSIKAAVGLNEEIVTTERRKLGEGIAGYVAASATPVLLRNGLQDSQFRNIKKRESVKDALCVPLTYQGKVLGVISVNNRIGEQTFQDKDLELLSTFAAQAAIAIHNAQLYSYLREIYVSTIKAFAAAIEARDPYTRGHSERIARFAVAIAQELQLDSEQLDIIRDASLLHDIGKIGVRESILQKPTSLNDEEYLEMQRHAVLGMQILQSIPTLKPLLSIIHHHQEKFDGTGYPDKLAGESIPLGARIIAVADAYEAMISDRPYRPARTMKQAIKELKKYSGTQFDPKIVSTFIQILERNTL
- a CDS encoding DUF4091 domain-containing protein, with translation MDTRKFWYYFYVVLFFCVYFNRSITVAEPYDKYGLVPLITIGRTSNPIVLDGDLRDWQETFSVSGFTRNDGTGYASQQTRVYMTYDMHSMYIAYRCYEADMVNQRITESRHDGLPWRDDSIELLILSDNNWDKLAHIIVNAGGALYDAIGLDPENAEWESRTQVAVGKDDSSWIVELAIPFTALCGQRALVPTMTNWKINFYRNRYRETAEYSSWSYCPGPFKNPIRLGILKFQELVPKLELPNQLELGFGYNELPYTFIPPEIIRNSSYRLHVEALVRTDNTTLADIPLSTIGTTQHCISFPLYGYEDGIQVMLFDQKNEAVYRTVFPLMLKPESIAGELRLQTMFLRQLLQNPNIPAGIHTELQYAVHEVVTVTDELEQKSASAYQQKKRISHSDWVEISQKMNELYRKLSNYQTIVWKKGIWENLFPDELPYSTEEIKEIDLLAMQDEYISAAFNITNLSFLPYQARVCLRELVSKIDEGKSEKFPMENITFRRVVYRQLKNGMTVGDALPAMDEAHFIDIPSLKSGQVWISIKTHNIPPGKYFGQIVLKPLEDRMFSQKTVQITIKVLPITLPREMPIATYLWDYAENDAYIRDLIDHKINKMLVPCYLCPPICDSTGNVISIDFSKHDTAIAMKHKYGNEIIFSYGVVREFDRWAAKKYHWEYMSDPWKKAFGTWLKSWITHLLDLGLDYTDFSMQIWDEATGDLAKKVAEVGPFLRNIDPRVRWVMNGAQNLEEAKLMNPYVDIWIPHLDSLLKSSEKDSLLAYYKSTGKPIWSYTCRVNMTSQPVLEYYRLKPWLVYQLGLDGVCFWAYNSWRGDPWSDFDVVGDEGYSDNGVVYSSDRGPIPSRRWEAFREGLQDYQYLFILEQLIKQAEAEGTAQENDMLVKLAREAKGILQQAVNEVLLTKDESVVYLWRERIAEMILKLKKS
- a CDS encoding TGS domain-containing protein, yielding MPANLSPQYKEAERKYQSARDNQERLTCLREMLALIPKHKGTEKLQAEIKSKISKLTHEIQEGKKSKAHRHTFHIDRIPNVPQVLLLGYPNVGKSQIICSLTNAKSEVTPYPFATRYPIPGIMLYQDIKIELIDSTSVTRDYMEPWIPDIIRGVDAVIIVCDLGDKNVLDQIQDVIDRIEKIKILLVGRHIVSQISEESAGLAKRTLILGNKSDLDVRGYNEKLIIELFGKEYDYVSISALNQTNLEIFKQTLYTGLELVRVYTKVPGHKPDLENPFLLPKGSTVLDLAQLIHNEMAERFKTARIWGSTRFEGQHVEKHYLLQDKDIVEIHV
- the efp gene encoding elongation factor P; amino-acid sequence: MANTIQASSIRRGTIIMYNNDPHRVLEFQHRTPGNLRAFVQVKLRNLRNGISTEARFSATEWIERADLETHPMEFLYSDNQGYHFMNTETYEQVALDSEILGDAIYYLTPNLKVMIDFLDGNPIAVELPPAVELKVIETEPELKTATITNVTKPAKLETGLVIQVPPFINVGDIIKVKPDENKYLERVNR